A region from the Haliaeetus albicilla chromosome 16, bHalAlb1.1, whole genome shotgun sequence genome encodes:
- the USP47 gene encoding ubiquitin carboxyl-terminal hydrolase 47 isoform X3 — protein MVPSEENQLVPKEDMFWSCRQSIFAEMKKKFSQVESAAEEPRVLCIIQDTTNSKTVNERVTLNLPASTPLKRLFEDVASKVGYVNGTFDLMWGNGDNVTDTQTPIDQNSDKTILDAGFEPGKKNFLHLTDRDGEQPHTMPEDSGTTDDSAQDRFIGPLPREGSVGCTNDYVSQSYSYSSVLSKSETGYVGLVNQAMTCYLNSLLQTLFMTPEFRNALYKWEFEESEEDPVTSIPYQLQRLFVLLQTSKKRAIETTDVTRSFGWDSSEAWQQHDVQELCRVMFDALEQKWKQTEQADLINQLYQGKLKDYVRCLECGYEGWRIDTYLDIPLVIRPYGSNQAFASVEEALHAFIQPEILDGPNQYFCERCKKKCDARKGLRFLHFPYLLTLQLKRFDFDYTTMHRIKLNDRMTFPEELDMSVFIDVEDESPQTESCTDSGAENEGSCHSDQMSNDFSNDDGVDEGICLESNSAAERLSKAGSEKSSLLYELFSVMVHSGSAAGGHYYACIKSFSDDQWYSFNDQHVSKITQEDIKKTYGGSSGSRGYYSSAFASSTNAYMLIYRLKDPTRNAKFLEAHEYPEHIKQLVQKERELEEQEKRQREIERNTCKIKLFCMHPTKQIMMENKLEVHKDRTLKEAVEIAYKLMDLEEAVPLDCCRLVKYDEFHDYLERSYEGEEDTPMGLLLGGVKSTYMFDLLLETRRPDQIFQCYKPGEVMVKVHVVDLKTESVAPPISVRAYLNQTVSEFKQLISKATHLPAETMRVVLERCYNDLRLLNVSSKTLKAEGFFRSNKVFIESSESLDRHVAYTDSHLWKLLDRHANTIRLYVSLPEQSPGSQFRRAVYQKSSGDSGNLDEACERVKGSVGNMKSVEAILEESTEKLKSLSLQQQQEGDNGDSSKSTEASDFENIESPLNEVDSSASTENRELENQIQISDPENLQSEERSDSDVNNDRSTSSVDSDILSSSHSSDTLCNVDNAPLPLANGLDSHSITSSRRSKANQGKKETWDTAEEDSGTDSEYDESGKSRGEAQYMYFKSEPYTADEGSGEGQKWLMVHVDKRITLSAFKQHLEPFVGVPSSHFKVFRVYASNQEFESVRLNETLSSFSDDNKITIRLGRALKKGEYRVKVYQLLVNEPEPCKFLLDAVFAKGMTVRQSKEELLPQLREQCGLDLTIDRFRLRKKTWKNPGTVFLDYHIYEEDINISSNWEVFLEILDGVEKMKSMSQLAVLSRRWRPSEMKLDSFQEVVLESSSVEELREKLSEISGIPLENIEFAKGRGTFPCDISILEIHQDLDWNPKVSTLNVWPLYICDDGAVIFYRDRTEELMELTDEQRNELMKKESSRLQKTGHRVTYSPRKEKALKIYLDGAPNKDLTQD, from the exons AGACAGAGATGGTGAGCAGCCTCATACAATGCCG GAGGATTCAGGTACAACAGATGACAGTGCGCAAGACAGATTTATAGGCCCTCTTCCAAGAGAAGGCTCTGTTGGCTGTACCAATGACTACGTCAGTCAGAGCTATTCTTATTCATCAGTCCTGAGCAAATCGGAGACAG GTTATGTGGGGCTAGTAAATCAAGCAATGACTTGCTACTTGAACAGCCTTCTACAAACACTTTTCATGACTCCTGAATTTAGAAATGCGTTATATAA ATGGGAATTTGAAGAATCTGAAGAGGATCCTGTGACGAGTATCCCCTACCAGCTTCAAAGACTGTTTGTTTTACTGCAGACcagcaaaaaaagagcaattGAAACAACAGATGTTACACGGAGTTTTGGATGGGATAGTAGTGAGG CATGGCAACAACATGATGTACAGGAGCTTTGCAGAGTCATGTTTGATGCTTTGGAGCAGAAATGGAAGCAAACAGAACAG GCCGATCTTATAAATCAGCTGTACCAAGGCAAACTGAAGGACTATGTAAGATGTCTAGAATGTGGCTATGAAGGCTGGAGAATCGACACTTACCTGGATATTCCTTTGGTCATCCGGCCATATGGCTCCAACCAGGCATTTGCTAGCGTG GAAGAAGCACTGCATGCTTTCATTCAGCCTGAGATTCTTGATGGCCCCAATCAGTATTTTTGTGAACGATGTAAGAAGAAATGTGATGCAAGGAAG GGTCTGCGGTTCTTGCATTTTCCGTATCTGCTGACATTACAGCTGAAGAGATTTGACTTTGATTATACCACTATGCACAGAATTAAACTCAATGATCGTATGACTTTTCCTGAGGAGTTAGACATGAGTGTCTTCATTGATGTTGAAGATGAG tctcCTCAGACTGAGAGTTGCACTGATAGTGGAGCTGAAAATGAAGGCAGTTGTCACAGTGATCAGATGAGCAATGATTTTTCTAATGATGATGGAGTTGATGAAGGAATCTGCCTTGAAAGCAATAGTGCAGCAGAAAGACTTTCTAAAGCTGGCAGTGAAAAG agTTCTTTACTGTATGAGCTCTTTTCTGTTATGGTTCATTCTGGAAGTGCTGCTGGTGGCCATTATTATGCCTGTATAAAATCTTTTAGTGATGACCAGTGGTACAGCTTTAATGATCAGCATGTTAGCAAG aTAACTCAGGAAGATATTAAGAAAACATATGGTGGATCTTCTGGAAGCAGAGGCTATTATTCCAGTGCTTTTGCTAG CTCCACAAATGCATACATGCTGATATACAGACTGAAGGATCCCACAAGAAATGCAA AGTTTCTTGAGGCACATGAGTATCCAGAGCATATTAAACAGTTGgtacagaaagagagagaactgGAAGAACAAGAGAAGAGGCAACGTGAAATTGAGCGCAACACTTGCAAG ATTAAATTGTTTTGCATGCATCCTACAAAACAAATAATGATGGAGAACAAATTAGAGGTTCATAAGGACAGGACACTGAAGGAAGCTGTGGAAATAGCTTACAAG CTAATGGATTTAGAAGAGGCTGTTCCTTTGGATTGCTGCCGTCTTGTCAAATATGATGAGTTTCATGACTACTTGGAACGATCTTATGAAGGAGAAGAGGATACGCCAATGGGTTTATTACTTGGAGGTGTCAAATCAACATACATGTTTGACTTACTGTTGGAAACAAGACGACCTGACCAAATTTTCCAGTGCTATAAACCTGGTG AGGTCATGGTAAAGGTTCATGTAGTTGACCTAAAGACTGAATCTGTTGCTCCTCCAATAAGTGTACGAGCTTATTTGAATCAAACAGTTTCAGAATTTAAACAGCTAATTTCAAAG gcTACACACCTGCCCGCTGAAACAATGCGGGTAGTATTAGAACGTTGCTACAATGACTTGCGTCTTCTGAATGTTTCCAGCAAAACACTGAAAGCTGAAGGCTTTTTTAGAAGCAACAAG GTATTTATTGAAAGCTCAGAGTCTTTAGATCGTCATGTGGCGTATACAGATTCTCATTTGTGGAAACTTTTGGATCGTCATGCAAATACAATCAGACTATATGTTTCATTACCAGAGCAATCACCTGGATCTCAATTTAGACGAGCAGTTTATCAGAAGTCTAGTGGAGATTCAGGCAACTTGGATGAAGCCTGTGAAAGAGTAAAAGGATCTGTAGGTAATATGAAATCTGTAGAGGCAATCCTGgaagaaagcactgaaaagctTAAAAGCttgtccctgcagcagcagcaggagggggatAATGGAGACAGCAGCAAAAGCACAGAAGCCAGTGATTTTGAAAACATTGAATCACCTTTAAATGAAGTAGACTCTTCAGCatcaacagaaaacagagaactTGAAAACCAAATTCAGATTTCCGATCCAGAAAATCTCCAGTCCGAGGAACGGTCAGATTCAGATGTAAATAACGACAGGAGTACAAGTTCAGTGGACAGTGATATCCTCAGCTCCAGTCATAGCAGTGATACTTTATGCAACGTGGACAATGCCCCACTTCCCTTGGCTAATGGACTTGATTCTCATAGTATCACAAGTAGTAGGCGATCAAAAGCAAatcaggggaagaaagaaacctGGGACACAGCAGAAGAAGATTCTGGAACAGATAGTGAATACGATGAAAGTGGCaagagcagaggagaagcaCAATATATGTACTTTAAGTCAGAACCCTACACTGCAGATGAAGGTTCGGGAGAAGGGCAAAAAT GGCTGATGGTGCATGTTGATAAAAGAATTACACTGTCGGCCTTCAAGCAACATTTGGAGCCTTTTGTTGGAGTTCCATCTTCTCACTTCAAAGTCTTTAGAGTCTACGCCAGCAATCAAGAGTTTGAGAGTGTTCGGCTGAATGAGACACTTTCGTCATTTTCTGACGACAATAAG ATAACTATTAGACTTGGGAGAGCCCTTAAGAAGGGTGAATACAGAGTCAAAGTCTATCAACTTTTGGTAAATGAGCCAGAG CCATGCAAGTTTCTTCTAGATGCAGTTTTTGCTAAAGGAATGACTGTCCGACAGTCAAAAGAGGAGCTGCTTCCTCAGCTTCGAGAACAATGTGGCCTAGACTTGACAATTGACAG GTTTCGCCTACGAAAGAAAACCTGGAAGAACCCAGGCACTGTGTTTCTGGATTATCATATCTATGAAGAAGATATCAATATTTCAAGCAATTGGGAGGTCTTCTTAGAAATACTTGATG GAGTAGAAAAGATGAAATCCATGTCACAACTTGCTGTTTTATCAAGACGATGGAGGCCATCAGAGATGAAACTAGATTCTTTCCAGGAAGTAGTACTAGAAAGCAGCAGTGTTGAAGAATTAAGAGAGAAG CTGAGTGAAATAAGTGGAATACCCTTAGAAAACATAGAATTTGCAAAG GGTAGAGGAACGTTTCCATGTGACATTTCTATACTAGAGATTCACCAAGACTTGGACTGGAATCCTAAAGTATCTACATTGAATGTCTGGCCTCTGTACATTTGTGATGATGGTGCAGTAATATTTTATAg gGATAGAACTGAAGAGTTAATGGAATTAACAGATGAGCAGAGAAATGAactgatgaaaaaagaaagcagcagactCCAGAAAACTGGACACCGGGTAACCTACTCTCCTCGTAAAGAAAAAGCACTAAAAATCTATCTGGATGGAGCACCAAATAAAGATTTGACTCAAGACTGA
- the USP47 gene encoding ubiquitin carboxyl-terminal hydrolase 47 isoform X1 — MVPSEENQLVPKEDMFWSCRQSIFAEMKKKFSQVESAAEEPRVLCIIQDTTNSKTVNERVTLNLPASTPLKRLFEDVASKVGYVNGTFDLMWGNGDNVTDTQTPIDQNSDKTILDAGFEPGKKNFLHLTDRDGEQPHTMPEDSGTTDDSAQDRFIGPLPREGSVGCTNDYVSQSYSYSSVLSKSETGYVGLVNQAMTCYLNSLLQTLFMTPEFRNALYKWEFEESEEDPVTSIPYQLQRLFVLLQTSKKRAIETTDVTRSFGWDSSEAWQQHDVQELCRVMFDALEQKWKQTEQADLINQLYQGKLKDYVRCLECGYEGWRIDTYLDIPLVIRPYGSNQAFASVEEALHAFIQPEILDGPNQYFCERCKKKCDARKGLRFLHFPYLLTLQLKRFDFDYTTMHRIKLNDRMTFPEELDMSVFIDVEDEKSPQTESCTDSGAENEGSCHSDQMSNDFSNDDGVDEGICLESNSAAERLSKAGSEKSSLLYELFSVMVHSGSAAGGHYYACIKSFSDDQWYSFNDQHVSKITQEDIKKTYGGSSGSRGYYSSAFASSTNAYMLIYRLKDPTRNAKFLEAHEYPEHIKQLVQKERELEEQEKRQREIERNTCKIKLFCMHPTKQIMMENKLEVHKDRTLKEAVEIAYKLMDLEEAVPLDCCRLVKYDEFHDYLERSYEGEEDTPMGLLLGGVKSTYMFDLLLETRRPDQIFQCYKPGEVMVKVHVVDLKTESVAPPISVRAYLNQTVSEFKQLISKATHLPAETMRVVLERCYNDLRLLNVSSKTLKAEGFFRSNKVFIESSESLDRHVAYTDSHLWKLLDRHANTIRLYVSLPEQSPGSQFRRAVYQKSSGDSGNLDEACERVKGSVGNMKSVEAILEESTEKLKSLSLQQQQEGDNGDSSKSTEASDFENIESPLNEVDSSASTENRELENQIQISDPENLQSEERSDSDVNNDRSTSSVDSDILSSSHSSDTLCNVDNAPLPLANGLDSHSITSSRRSKANQGKKETWDTAEEDSGTDSEYDESGKSRGEAQYMYFKSEPYTADEGSGEGQKWLMVHVDKRITLSAFKQHLEPFVGVPSSHFKVFRVYASNQEFESVRLNETLSSFSDDNKITIRLGRALKKGEYRVKVYQLLVNEPEPCKFLLDAVFAKGMTVRQSKEELLPQLREQCGLDLTIDRFRLRKKTWKNPGTVFLDYHIYEEDINISSNWEVFLEILDGVEKMKSMSQLAVLSRRWRPSEMKLDSFQEVVLESSSVEELREKLSEISGIPLENIEFAKGRGTFPCDISILEIHQDLDWNPKVSTLNVWPLYICDDGAVIFYRDRTEELMELTDEQRNELMKKESSRLQKTGHRVTYSPRKEKALKIYLDGAPNKDLTQD; from the exons AGACAGAGATGGTGAGCAGCCTCATACAATGCCG GAGGATTCAGGTACAACAGATGACAGTGCGCAAGACAGATTTATAGGCCCTCTTCCAAGAGAAGGCTCTGTTGGCTGTACCAATGACTACGTCAGTCAGAGCTATTCTTATTCATCAGTCCTGAGCAAATCGGAGACAG GTTATGTGGGGCTAGTAAATCAAGCAATGACTTGCTACTTGAACAGCCTTCTACAAACACTTTTCATGACTCCTGAATTTAGAAATGCGTTATATAA ATGGGAATTTGAAGAATCTGAAGAGGATCCTGTGACGAGTATCCCCTACCAGCTTCAAAGACTGTTTGTTTTACTGCAGACcagcaaaaaaagagcaattGAAACAACAGATGTTACACGGAGTTTTGGATGGGATAGTAGTGAGG CATGGCAACAACATGATGTACAGGAGCTTTGCAGAGTCATGTTTGATGCTTTGGAGCAGAAATGGAAGCAAACAGAACAG GCCGATCTTATAAATCAGCTGTACCAAGGCAAACTGAAGGACTATGTAAGATGTCTAGAATGTGGCTATGAAGGCTGGAGAATCGACACTTACCTGGATATTCCTTTGGTCATCCGGCCATATGGCTCCAACCAGGCATTTGCTAGCGTG GAAGAAGCACTGCATGCTTTCATTCAGCCTGAGATTCTTGATGGCCCCAATCAGTATTTTTGTGAACGATGTAAGAAGAAATGTGATGCAAGGAAG GGTCTGCGGTTCTTGCATTTTCCGTATCTGCTGACATTACAGCTGAAGAGATTTGACTTTGATTATACCACTATGCACAGAATTAAACTCAATGATCGTATGACTTTTCCTGAGGAGTTAGACATGAGTGTCTTCATTGATGTTGAAGATGAG aagtctcCTCAGACTGAGAGTTGCACTGATAGTGGAGCTGAAAATGAAGGCAGTTGTCACAGTGATCAGATGAGCAATGATTTTTCTAATGATGATGGAGTTGATGAAGGAATCTGCCTTGAAAGCAATAGTGCAGCAGAAAGACTTTCTAAAGCTGGCAGTGAAAAG agTTCTTTACTGTATGAGCTCTTTTCTGTTATGGTTCATTCTGGAAGTGCTGCTGGTGGCCATTATTATGCCTGTATAAAATCTTTTAGTGATGACCAGTGGTACAGCTTTAATGATCAGCATGTTAGCAAG aTAACTCAGGAAGATATTAAGAAAACATATGGTGGATCTTCTGGAAGCAGAGGCTATTATTCCAGTGCTTTTGCTAG CTCCACAAATGCATACATGCTGATATACAGACTGAAGGATCCCACAAGAAATGCAA AGTTTCTTGAGGCACATGAGTATCCAGAGCATATTAAACAGTTGgtacagaaagagagagaactgGAAGAACAAGAGAAGAGGCAACGTGAAATTGAGCGCAACACTTGCAAG ATTAAATTGTTTTGCATGCATCCTACAAAACAAATAATGATGGAGAACAAATTAGAGGTTCATAAGGACAGGACACTGAAGGAAGCTGTGGAAATAGCTTACAAG CTAATGGATTTAGAAGAGGCTGTTCCTTTGGATTGCTGCCGTCTTGTCAAATATGATGAGTTTCATGACTACTTGGAACGATCTTATGAAGGAGAAGAGGATACGCCAATGGGTTTATTACTTGGAGGTGTCAAATCAACATACATGTTTGACTTACTGTTGGAAACAAGACGACCTGACCAAATTTTCCAGTGCTATAAACCTGGTG AGGTCATGGTAAAGGTTCATGTAGTTGACCTAAAGACTGAATCTGTTGCTCCTCCAATAAGTGTACGAGCTTATTTGAATCAAACAGTTTCAGAATTTAAACAGCTAATTTCAAAG gcTACACACCTGCCCGCTGAAACAATGCGGGTAGTATTAGAACGTTGCTACAATGACTTGCGTCTTCTGAATGTTTCCAGCAAAACACTGAAAGCTGAAGGCTTTTTTAGAAGCAACAAG GTATTTATTGAAAGCTCAGAGTCTTTAGATCGTCATGTGGCGTATACAGATTCTCATTTGTGGAAACTTTTGGATCGTCATGCAAATACAATCAGACTATATGTTTCATTACCAGAGCAATCACCTGGATCTCAATTTAGACGAGCAGTTTATCAGAAGTCTAGTGGAGATTCAGGCAACTTGGATGAAGCCTGTGAAAGAGTAAAAGGATCTGTAGGTAATATGAAATCTGTAGAGGCAATCCTGgaagaaagcactgaaaagctTAAAAGCttgtccctgcagcagcagcaggagggggatAATGGAGACAGCAGCAAAAGCACAGAAGCCAGTGATTTTGAAAACATTGAATCACCTTTAAATGAAGTAGACTCTTCAGCatcaacagaaaacagagaactTGAAAACCAAATTCAGATTTCCGATCCAGAAAATCTCCAGTCCGAGGAACGGTCAGATTCAGATGTAAATAACGACAGGAGTACAAGTTCAGTGGACAGTGATATCCTCAGCTCCAGTCATAGCAGTGATACTTTATGCAACGTGGACAATGCCCCACTTCCCTTGGCTAATGGACTTGATTCTCATAGTATCACAAGTAGTAGGCGATCAAAAGCAAatcaggggaagaaagaaacctGGGACACAGCAGAAGAAGATTCTGGAACAGATAGTGAATACGATGAAAGTGGCaagagcagaggagaagcaCAATATATGTACTTTAAGTCAGAACCCTACACTGCAGATGAAGGTTCGGGAGAAGGGCAAAAAT GGCTGATGGTGCATGTTGATAAAAGAATTACACTGTCGGCCTTCAAGCAACATTTGGAGCCTTTTGTTGGAGTTCCATCTTCTCACTTCAAAGTCTTTAGAGTCTACGCCAGCAATCAAGAGTTTGAGAGTGTTCGGCTGAATGAGACACTTTCGTCATTTTCTGACGACAATAAG ATAACTATTAGACTTGGGAGAGCCCTTAAGAAGGGTGAATACAGAGTCAAAGTCTATCAACTTTTGGTAAATGAGCCAGAG CCATGCAAGTTTCTTCTAGATGCAGTTTTTGCTAAAGGAATGACTGTCCGACAGTCAAAAGAGGAGCTGCTTCCTCAGCTTCGAGAACAATGTGGCCTAGACTTGACAATTGACAG GTTTCGCCTACGAAAGAAAACCTGGAAGAACCCAGGCACTGTGTTTCTGGATTATCATATCTATGAAGAAGATATCAATATTTCAAGCAATTGGGAGGTCTTCTTAGAAATACTTGATG GAGTAGAAAAGATGAAATCCATGTCACAACTTGCTGTTTTATCAAGACGATGGAGGCCATCAGAGATGAAACTAGATTCTTTCCAGGAAGTAGTACTAGAAAGCAGCAGTGTTGAAGAATTAAGAGAGAAG CTGAGTGAAATAAGTGGAATACCCTTAGAAAACATAGAATTTGCAAAG GGTAGAGGAACGTTTCCATGTGACATTTCTATACTAGAGATTCACCAAGACTTGGACTGGAATCCTAAAGTATCTACATTGAATGTCTGGCCTCTGTACATTTGTGATGATGGTGCAGTAATATTTTATAg gGATAGAACTGAAGAGTTAATGGAATTAACAGATGAGCAGAGAAATGAactgatgaaaaaagaaagcagcagactCCAGAAAACTGGACACCGGGTAACCTACTCTCCTCGTAAAGAAAAAGCACTAAAAATCTATCTGGATGGAGCACCAAATAAAGATTTGACTCAAGACTGA